From one Bacteroides eggerthii genomic stretch:
- a CDS encoding glycoside hydrolase family 71/99-like protein, whose amino-acid sequence MKNMKNKLFVTLGILGMSLLSYAGTKHSLETSYPSYKGLIMAGYQGWFRGPQDGTGQGYGHYGTGKQFDENHCTIDVWPDVSEYERIYETSFKHADGRKAYVFSSADKSTVDLHFKWMKEYGVDGVFVQRFFDYTRGNQQNSVPNRILANALDAASKYNRAIAVMYDLSGLKKSGEDCSSIIEDWKRLVDNQKVTNQAGKKTYLHHNGKPVVAIWGVGFPDRPYNIRNIGLDRLIDFLQNDSVYGGCTVMLGVPTFWRNLESDCINDSYLHVMIKKADIVLPWTIQRFSPLLHNDMDRFRDLIIGDLCWCKENGIDYVPAVTPGFSWHNLSKLEFPDDVKPVGSIPRQGGRFYWQQLSTAMLAGAEMIYVAMFDEVDEGTAIFKCTGDYPVSDVAKFIDMDGQPSDHYLWLTGEAARMLRKEIPLTFKMPIRNK is encoded by the coding sequence ATGAAGAATATGAAGAATAAACTGTTTGTTACATTAGGGATACTTGGTATGAGCTTATTGTCATATGCAGGTACTAAACATTCTTTAGAAACATCTTATCCTAGTTATAAAGGTTTGATAATGGCAGGGTATCAAGGTTGGTTTCGTGGACCGCAAGATGGAACCGGCCAAGGATATGGTCATTACGGAACTGGAAAACAATTTGATGAAAACCATTGTACCATTGATGTGTGGCCTGATGTAAGTGAATATGAAAGGATCTATGAAACTTCTTTTAAACATGCCGATGGAAGAAAAGCATATGTATTCAGTTCTGCGGATAAATCGACTGTTGATCTACACTTTAAATGGATGAAAGAATATGGAGTAGATGGAGTATTTGTGCAACGTTTTTTTGATTATACTCGTGGGAACCAACAAAACTCAGTCCCTAATCGTATTTTGGCAAATGCTTTAGATGCTGCCTCAAAGTATAATCGTGCTATTGCAGTTATGTATGATTTGTCTGGACTGAAAAAATCCGGTGAAGATTGTTCTTCAATTATAGAAGATTGGAAAAGGCTGGTAGATAATCAAAAAGTAACTAATCAGGCGGGAAAGAAAACTTATCTGCATCATAATGGGAAACCTGTGGTAGCTATATGGGGAGTAGGATTTCCCGATCGTCCTTACAATATTAGAAATATTGGTTTGGATCGTTTGATTGATTTTTTGCAAAACGATTCTGTGTATGGCGGTTGTACAGTAATGTTGGGCGTTCCTACGTTTTGGCGTAATTTGGAGTCTGACTGTATCAATGATTCTTACTTGCATGTAATGATCAAAAAAGCGGATATAGTTTTGCCATGGACTATTCAGCGTTTTTCTCCTCTTTTACATAATGATATGGATCGTTTTCGTGATCTGATAATTGGTGACCTTTGTTGGTGTAAAGAAAATGGGATAGATTATGTACCGGCGGTAACTCCTGGTTTTAGCTGGCATAATCTTAGTAAATTAGAATTCCCGGATGACGTGAAACCTGTTGGGAGTATTCCACGACAGGGTGGTCGCTTTTATTGGCAGCAACTTTCGACCGCAATGCTGGCAGGTGCTGAAATGATTTATGTTGCAATGTTTGACGAAGTAGATGAAGGCACTGCTATATTTAAGTGTACAGGTGATTATCCGGTTAGTGATGTAGCTAAGTTTATAGATATGGATGGGCAACCTTCAGATCATTATCTATGGTTGACAGGTGAAGCTGCTCGTATGCTCAGAAAAGAGATTCCATTGACTTTTAAAATGCCTATAAGGAATAAATGA
- a CDS encoding glycosyl hydrolase family 28-related protein codes for MNKRNVDNIFVKSEIIFVIFLMALFSVETADAQIKKQQTLQHSIKTVYSTKDWVISDFVVTDPMFGAKAEPGFDNRAAFQAAIDAAYESGGGVVYIPAGNYEFHSTQIGIKSVRVRQGTSENKKDFNYEYVLRLHPGVQLRGDWAAPESNNGMVLGTILEVRVGKNAPNYDGSVKSWWNDSQAGNALRTTYTSIADRFIEMNAGTGVTNLSIWYPEQNINDVKPYPWTLFQTQGNCATIEHVTLVNSYNGFNSAPSELHYVLDSYITALNKGIEVHVCTDIGRIENVSISPEYWAKSGLLGAPTLAELTAYTKANSVGFQMHRSDWEYISYLHISGYKTGIWIGREPGFADAPNAQLYEVHVDNCENGLYVEDVNPYGILISNSSFGAAKGGNAVYFYKDFSTSTQFNGVEFSGPIVSDGSDGVISFESCLFGKYSDYALKINNGNVLLSQCHFENDDKHVYLGMNMRTLKSVNSGHKQRLKINNHSNDAKIEIITDKKYAFEPIPKGLKTNIIAHPRPVSNQVLKADFSRATGFNNQRPVKDISSELQSALDALKASGGGTLYLPAGRYLVDKPIKIPSGVELRGSWDVQHHTQNGGTAIFTNYDGGDAGENAPSLIQLETNAGIRGITLAQLNIISGEYSAESPRKTPFLIQGQGPKVYVINVTIAIGDKGIDLASYDTSGHYVDYLGGVPLRAGIWVGGGAEGGFIRNMQFNPHYGSRLPEGGQGYPRVAMMRFVQSNCSALKFADVKNQTIFNNFVYGSVYGIHFLKDEITGKYPGKMTMIGHGSDGCTYSLFVEDADKDTKIIAVNSELVNTKIPNEPVRSYVLMGKEMNTSKVHPDAKLILYNSAFWGSPVFGAIINSGIVSFQQANFSRSGTYGVDVRGGRAHVYTSYFAQEIPDTVTLNGYARLGMYGNLIELTNNYYISGFRFDKEGKGILCGSDKR; via the coding sequence ATGAATAAGAGAAATGTAGATAACATATTTGTTAAATCAGAAATTATATTTGTAATATTTCTGATGGCCTTATTTTCTGTTGAGACTGCTGATGCACAAATAAAAAAGCAACAGACATTACAGCACAGTATTAAAACAGTTTATTCGACAAAGGATTGGGTGATATCCGATTTCGTAGTAACAGATCCGATGTTCGGTGCTAAAGCTGAACCTGGTTTTGATAATAGAGCTGCTTTTCAGGCTGCTATTGATGCTGCTTATGAAAGTGGGGGAGGAGTAGTATACATACCTGCCGGAAATTACGAATTTCATAGCACACAAATAGGGATTAAGAGTGTCAGAGTACGTCAAGGGACTTCGGAGAATAAGAAAGACTTTAACTATGAGTATGTTTTGCGTCTTCATCCAGGTGTACAGCTTCGTGGTGATTGGGCAGCTCCAGAATCCAATAATGGGATGGTCCTTGGAACCATACTTGAAGTACGTGTAGGGAAGAATGCACCAAACTATGACGGAAGTGTGAAAAGCTGGTGGAATGATAGCCAAGCTGGGAATGCACTTCGTACTACCTACACAAGTATTGCTGATAGGTTTATTGAAATGAACGCGGGAACAGGGGTGACTAACCTTTCTATCTGGTATCCTGAACAGAACATTAATGATGTGAAACCATATCCATGGACATTGTTTCAAACTCAGGGAAATTGTGCAACGATAGAGCATGTTACTCTCGTAAATTCCTACAACGGTTTCAATTCTGCGCCAAGTGAGTTACATTATGTATTGGATAGCTACATAACGGCCCTTAATAAAGGCATTGAAGTACATGTATGTACTGATATTGGGCGTATTGAAAATGTCAGCATAAGTCCTGAATATTGGGCTAAATCAGGCCTTCTGGGAGCACCAACTCTTGCAGAATTAACAGCATATACAAAAGCTAACAGTGTAGGGTTTCAGATGCATCGGTCGGACTGGGAATATATCTCTTATTTACACATTTCAGGTTATAAAACAGGAATTTGGATTGGGCGCGAACCCGGCTTTGCAGATGCGCCTAATGCACAATTGTATGAGGTTCATGTAGATAATTGCGAAAATGGACTTTATGTAGAAGATGTTAACCCATATGGAATACTTATATCCAATTCTTCATTCGGAGCTGCTAAAGGTGGTAATGCTGTATATTTCTATAAAGATTTCAGTACTTCTACGCAGTTTAATGGAGTAGAATTTAGTGGGCCTATCGTTAGTGATGGCAGCGATGGAGTTATATCGTTTGAAAGCTGTCTTTTTGGTAAATATAGTGACTATGCACTTAAAATAAATAATGGCAATGTACTATTATCTCAGTGTCATTTTGAAAATGATGATAAGCATGTGTATCTTGGCATGAATATGCGTACATTGAAATCTGTAAACTCTGGGCATAAGCAGCGACTAAAAATTAATAATCATAGCAATGATGCAAAAATAGAGATTATTACTGATAAAAAATATGCATTTGAACCGATTCCCAAAGGGCTAAAAACTAATATTATTGCTCATCCGAGACCTGTATCAAACCAAGTGTTGAAAGCAGATTTTTCAAGGGCAACAGGATTTAATAATCAGCGGCCTGTGAAGGATATATCAAGCGAATTACAGTCTGCACTTGATGCTTTAAAGGCTTCGGGAGGAGGTACACTTTATTTGCCAGCTGGCAGATATTTGGTGGACAAACCTATAAAAATCCCTTCTGGAGTGGAATTGAGAGGTTCATGGGACGTACAACATCATACACAAAATGGTGGTACTGCTATATTTACCAATTATGATGGTGGGGATGCAGGAGAAAATGCTCCTTCTCTCATACAACTTGAGACTAATGCGGGTATTAGAGGTATTACATTAGCGCAGCTCAACATTATATCCGGAGAATATAGTGCTGAAAGCCCAAGAAAAACCCCGTTTTTGATACAGGGGCAGGGGCCTAAAGTATATGTTATTAATGTAACTATAGCGATAGGCGATAAAGGGATAGATTTAGCTTCATATGATACTAGTGGGCATTATGTTGATTATTTAGGTGGTGTACCTTTGAGAGCGGGCATTTGGGTTGGTGGTGGAGCGGAAGGAGGCTTTATCCGCAACATGCAGTTTAATCCCCATTATGGCTCAAGACTGCCAGAAGGTGGACAAGGTTATCCGAGAGTGGCTATGATGCGCTTTGTGCAGTCCAATTGTAGTGCTCTTAAATTTGCGGATGTCAAAAATCAAACGATCTTTAATAATTTTGTTTACGGTTCGGTTTATGGAATACACTTTTTGAAAGATGAGATAACGGGTAAATATCCTGGTAAAATGACTATGATAGGACATGGATCAGATGGATGTACATATTCTTTATTTGTAGAAGATGCTGACAAAGACACAAAAATAATTGCGGTCAATTCCGAACTGGTTAATACGAAAATTCCCAATGAACCTGTTAGATCATATGTACTTATGGGAAAAGAGATGAATACAAGCAAAGTTCATCCTGATGCTAAACTAATATTGTATAATAGTGCATTTTGGGGGAGTCCTGTATTTGGAGCTATCATAAATAGTGGCATAGTGTCATTTCAACAAGCTAACTTTTCACGTTCGGGCACGTATGGAGTAGATGTAAGGGGAGGGAGAGCGCATGTATACACTTCTTATTTTGCTCAAGAGATACCAGATACTGTTACCTTAAATGGATATGCAAGGTTGGGAATGTATGGAAATTTGATAGAATTAACCAATAATTATTATATCTCTGGATTTAGGTTTGATAAGGAAGGAAAGGGAATCCTTTGCGGTTCTGATAAAAGGTAA